TGGTGTACATTTTACGAAAATCCTCATTTGCCAATTCAATTTCATCTTCCTGAAGATCTAAATAAATTTTCTCGTACACCTTTATCTCTAAAGATTCTGGCTCCAATATTAAGTCACCAGCTTCATTCTCTTTAAGAATAAAGTCTTCAAATTCTTCTTTATTTGTACCGTAAAGCATTAATGATTCTATAATCTTACGTTCCAATACATATTGCACATCTACCTTTTCTCGCTCAACTTCGTTACGAACAACGTTAAAAGCTTTTTGCTCCTCTTTTTGTTGTTTTCTTTCGTCCGCAATGTCTTTTTTACCTATTTGAGCCAATGTGTTGAACAAGACCGACTCCGAAATATTCATTATCTGAGCACACTCCTGAATATAGATTTCCTTTTGAATACGATCAGGAATTTTTGCAATACTATTAACGATATCTCGTACGGTATCTGCCCTTTTTATAGGGTCGTTATTTGCTTCTTTAACTAGTAACGATGCCTTAAACTGAATAAAATCCTTAGAATTTTTTGCTAAATAAGCGGTAATTTCTTCTAATTCATTATACTTTGCAAAACTATCGGGATCTTCACCTTCAGGAAATGTACATACGCGCACATTCATACCCTGCTCCAAAATTAAATCGATACCACGAAGTGATGCACGTAAACCCGCCGCATCACCATCAAACAATACCGTTATATTTTTGGTCAATCTATTTATTAATCGAATTTGCTCTGCTGTTAAAGCCGTACCACTAGATGATACTACGTTTTCAATTCCTCTTTGTGCAAACTGGATAACATCAGTATACCCTTCAACCAAATAACAATTATCTTCTTTTGCTATTGCTTGCTTAGCATAGGAAATACCATATAACACCTTACTTTTATGGTAGATATCACTTTCTGGTGAATTAAGGTATTTAGCTGCCTTTTTATCGTTCGTTAAAATACGACCACCAAAACCTAGTACACGACCACTTAATGAATGTATAGGAAACATTACACGACCCTTAAAACGGTCAAATTTTCTTGAACTATTAGGATTGTTTGGATCATCTTTTACGATAGATAATCCGGTTTTTTCAAGGTATTCTAATTTGTAGCCTTTGTCTAGCGCCGCTGTTGTAAAACCATCCCACTGATCTAGGCAATACCCTAACTCAAATTTCTTAATGGTTTCATCGGTAAAACCACGTTCTTTAAAATAACTGAGTCCAATAGCCTTACCGAGCTCCGTATTCCAGAGCATTTCTTTAAAATGCGTTTGTGCAAATTCAGAAACCAAATACATGCTTTCGCGTTCATTGGCTTGTTCTTTTTGCTCATTGGATTGTTCCGTTTCCTCTACTTCAATATTATATTTTTTGGCCAAATATTTTATAGCCTCCGGATAAGTAAAATGCTCATGCTCCATTAAAAAAGCCACCACATTTCCTCCCTTTCCACTACTAAAATCTTTCCAAATTTGCTTAACCGGCGATACCATAAAACTAGGCGAACGCTCATCTGTAAACGGACTTAAGCCTTTGAAGTTAGAACCGGATTTCTTTAACTGTACAAAATCACCAATTACCTCCTCTAAACGAGCAGTTTCATAAACTTGATCTACGGTAATTTTTGAAATCATATTCTTCCCTTAGTCCCTCCATAAGAGGGAAATATTTTTACGTAAATTAGAACATCAAAAGTAATTATAAATATGATTCTTTTCTTTGGAACACGACCTGGAAAACCAGAAACCGCACAGCTTTTACATGCCACATGCCCTTATTGCCAACAAAAAGGTACATTAACGGCTGTAGCTACTAAAAACTATTTCCATTTATTTTGGATTAAGCTCTTTAAAATTTCTAAAACTACTATTGCAGAATGTAGTCATTGTAAAGGAGGTTTCTATGAAAATGAGTTTACTGAAGAAATGAATTCTGAATTACCTAAATAAAAAATTAGCTGCCGTAATGGGTTATTTAAAACCACATTACAACAGCTAAATCAATTGATGACTATTTTTATATTACAAATCGAATCGTAGTCCTAATGAAACATTATGCTGATCTACAGCAGCATCTTTAAATATAGGGTTCAAATCATATTTTACATACAAAAGCACTCCATCAAAACCGGCATAGGCACTTAGACCATAGATTAAATCATTTGTATTATAACTACGTTTCAACTTGTCTTTAACATTATCACCGTCAAGGTTGTATTTCAATTTTTGACGTGTTCCTAAATTAAAACCGCCATAACCACCTATTCCTATCCTAAACTGATTCTTTAAAGAGTATCTCATAGTTTTCTCTGTTGTATTTTGTTTTGAGGGTCCAAACTCAAAATGCATTGGAAAAACTAGGTTATCCATTCTAAATTTTGACTTATCTAACTCATAATCGAACTCTTGAAGTTCTGATTGTCCGTTTTCTAGCGACACCAAATACTGATTATCCTTAGGTTTTAAGCCATTAAATTGAAACGAAAAACCGTAATTTAATCGCATAAAATTTGAATTTTTAAATACTCGGGTTCTCCATTGCCAGCCCATTTCAAAAAATCTACTCCCTCCTATTTTATAAGGAGAATCATTTAAAGATTGACCTTCTACAATGGCATTATTTAGACCTACCGCCATTACAAAATCTGAATACGTTCTTCTATCATACCTTATTTCATTTTTCCAATTCATGGATTTGAACAATACAGCAGGTTTCCCATTAATATCTACACCCAAACGAAGACCTTTATCTGAAATCGTATCAAACTCAATTAGAACTAATGCCTTACCCTTATTTCGTTCTAGAAGATTTATTTGATTCTCTATGATTGTAATTCTATTTTCAATATTCAAGGCCCTTTTTTCTGCAGCCTCTTGTTTTTGTAAATTTGCCTCGTCTGTCGTAATACTTCCGTTTTCAAGTCTTTCATTTATGTTTTCAACTTCATATTTTAAAGCCTCCTTTTCTTGCCGAGTAATTTTAACTTTTTGCTCCCTTAAGGTTTCAATTCTCTTTTCATAATCTTCTTGTGCCATTAAGTTTTGCATCATAAATAGTGTTAGCAGTGCTAAAAAATACGTTGTAATTGTTTTCATTTCAATTTTGTTTTTTTGATGAATAAACTCCGCACCCTGTCCCTATAGTATTTTATAGAGAAAAGAATAAAACGATTTGTGTTTGATTAATTATTGCGGTCTGCCACTGCAGTACGCACTTTTATAAAACCGGCTTTTAACGAATTAAATATTTGGTCTCGGAAAGATTGATCAAGTTCTTCTTCCACCTCTGTCAACAAAGCCATAGCATCGACAGTTTTATCTTTGTTAAATATTTTATCTCTTAAAATTTCATCTTGAGCTCGTTTCAATAACGAATCTACCTCGGCATCCGTTACTGCACTGAATTGCTCTAAAACACCAACCTGAGCAACAATGTCCGCTACTTTAGAATTAATAATTTCATCTGACACTTCTAATTTAGAATGAGAGTGATCCTTTGACTCGTACTCAACAAATGCTACTTCAACACCATCATCTAAAGTGTTATTTTCTTGATTGGCAGGCATATTATTTTCAGTATTTTCAACTGCCAGTATTTCAGGTTTTGTATCTGTTTTGAAAACAACTTCCTCTTCCTCTTTAAAATACACCGGCTCTTTAGTAATTAATTTTTCTAACCTTTCTCCTTTTTCCGTGTCTACAATTTCTGCTGGCACATTATTGATAGCATCATTAGAATTAAAATAAAAGAGTGTAACACCAATTAATACCACAATACTTGCCGCAATACCGAACCATACATACACAGGTTTCTTTTTAGAAGCCTCATCATTTAATTCTGGTGAAATTTTTGCCCAAGCATTCTCTGACGGATTAATCTCACGCTCCTGAAACTTGGTTTTTATATGTTTTTCAAATTTATCGGTTTCCATACCCTATTATATTTTGTTGCCTTAACTGCTCTTGAAGCAATTTTCGAGCTTTTAACAATTGTGTTTTTGAAGTACTCTCGGTAATCAACAACATTTCCGCAATTTCTTTATGCTTATACCCTTCCACGGTATACATTACAAAAACCATTTTATAACCTTGCGGTAAAGCATCAATCAATTGTTGTATATGCTCGGTATCGAGATCCGTACTTTGAGAAATTTCATCAGATTGGTTCTTCTCGTACACCTCATCATCATACACTACAAACTGTTGTTTTCTTAAATAGGATATACTTTCCCTAATCATTATCCGCCGCAACCATCCTTCAAAACTTCCTTCAAACTTAAACGTATCTAACTTATTGAACATTTTCAGAAAACCTTGCACCATAACATCCTCGGCAAAATGAATGTCCTTTATGTACTGACGACAGACACTCAACATTTTTGGAGCATGTTTTTTATATAAACCCTCTTGTGCATCGCGGTTACCCGATGTTGCTTTTTTAATAAGCTGCTTCTCGTTTTTATAAAAAGGTATTATTTTCAAAATATTGGTTTGGTCTTCTATTAGCATAGACGCCGAAGAAGAAAATATAGTTGCCTGAAGATAAACAAATTTTGAAATTAATTTTCAACTATCTGTATACCAGTTATTTAATGATAAAATATTTTGATGAAGTAATTACTTTTTGCGATCTACCACGTAGTTCACCATCAATTCTAAAGCACTTTTGTAATCAGATTCTGGATACATGCTCAATAGTTCTAATGCCTGATCTCTATACTGTAACATTTTAGTTACCGCATAATCTAGTCCGCCTTTGTCCTTTACAAAGGCAATAACTTCTTTTACACGCTTTTTATCCTTATTGTGGTTTTTGATGGAATTAATAACCCAACTTTTTTCTTTCTTGGTACAATGATTAAGTGCATAGATTAACGGCAAGGTCATTTTTTGCTCTTTTATATCAATGCCTGTCGGTTTTCCTATTTGCTTGGCTCCATAATCAAAAAGATCATCTTTTATTTGAAAAGCCATACCACAGAGCTCACCAAATTTCCTGAAGGTCTCCACATCTGCACTTTCAGGCTTAACGGAACTAGCACCTAATGAGCAACACGCAGCAATAAGTGTTGCCGTTTTTTGGCGGATAATTTCATAATATACCTCTTCAGTAATATCTAAACGCCTTGCCTTTTCAATTTGCAAAAGTTCGCCTTCGCTCATTTCACGTACAGCTACAGAAATTATTTTAAGTAAGTCGAAATCTTCATTATCAATAGATAATAACAAACCTTTAGACAATAAATAATCACCTACCAGCACAGCAATCTTATTTTTCCAAAGGGCATTTATCGAAAAGAAACCTCTACGCTTATTACTTTCATCGACCACATCATCATGGACCAACGTTGCCGTATGTATCAATTCAATAACAGCAGCACCACGATATGTTCTTTCATTTACCTCGCCATTGTTCAACAATTTTGCGGTAAGAAAAACGAACATGGGCCGCATTTGTTTTCCTTTTCTATTTACGATGTAATGGGTAATTCTATTGAGCAATGCAACCTTTGAAGACATTGAATCTCTAAATTTAGATTCGAACAACTCCATTTCTTGGTAAACCGGTTCCTTTATTTGCGCTACTATTTTCAGGTGCTACTTCTTAGAACTTCAAAATTAGGTAAAAGCTAGCAGTTAACAGTACTCCGAGAGGAGATATTGGTTGTTGGTTGTTGGTTGTTGGTTGTTGGTTGTTGGTTGTTGGTTGTTGGTTGTTGGTTGTTGGTTGTTGGTTGTTGGTTGTTGGAAAAAAACAAATTCAAATTCAAATTTAAAAAACAAATTTAAAAAACAAATTCAAATACAAGTTCAAGCTCAAAACTCAAGTTCAATTCAAAAGTGCGTTTGATTCTTCGTTGTTCGTTGTTCGAACCAAAATAAATTAAAATGCGAAAATCAAGTTTAATCTAGCATTGCTAAATACTACCCTCGCATTAAGTCTATACGCTATCTTCCAACCTTTTACTTCGTACTTAATACTTTGTACTTTTCACTTTGTACCTCGTACTAAATACTTTGTACTTCTAACTTTTATTCGCCAACTGCCCACATGCGGCATCAATATCTTTACCTCTAGAACGGCGTACAGTAACGACGATATTGTTCTTCTCTAATGTGTTAACATACATATCAATTGCGGCACTTGAAGCTTGCTTAAACTCCCCGTCATCAATTGGGTTATATTCAATTAAATTTACTTTAGAGGGTGCAAATCTGCAAAATGCTACTAAGGCATCTACATCTTTCTGAGTGTCGTTAATTCCTTCCCACACAACATATTCGTAGGTAATTCTACTTCTGGTTTTCTCGTACCAATATTGTAATGATTCGCGCAAATCACTTAACGTAAATTTGGCGTTGAAAGGCATAATAGCGGTACGTATTTCATCTATGGCAGAATGTAATGATACGGCTAGTTTAAATTTCACCTCATCATCTGCCATTTTCTTAATGAGCTTAGGCACACCCGATGTGGACACCGTAATACGCTTTGGTGACATTCCTAAACCGTCTGGAGAAGTTATCTTCTCTATTGCTTTTAAAACATTATTGTAGTTCATTAAAGGCTCTCCCATGCCCATGAATACAATATTACTTAATGGTCTTTCGAAGTAAAGACGACTTTCATTGTCTATGGCAACTACTTGATCATAAATTTCATCGGGATTCAAGTTTCGCATACGTTTTAAACGCGAAGTAGCACAGAATCTACAATCCAAACTACAACCTACTTGGCTTGATACACAGGCAGTGGTTCTTGATTTTGTGGGAATCAATACCGACTCTACAATTAAATCGTCATGTAGGCGAACGGCATTTTTAATTGTACCGTCACTACTGCGCTGCATTTGATCTACCTTAATATGGTTGATGACAAAGTTAGCCTCTAACATTTCTCTGGTTTCTTTAGATAGATTTGTCATCACATCAAAAGAATAGGCCGCTTTTTGCCATAGCCACTCATACACTTGGTTGCCGCGAAAAGCCTTGTCGCCATTGGAAACAAAAAAGTCCCTAAGCTGCTCACGTGTTAGTGCCCGGATATCTTTTTTCTTAATTTCTTCCATTGTCTTAAAGGTAGGTATTATAAAAATCCCGCTTTCTAAATAATTAGATAAAGCGGGATTTAGTTTTATTTCCTTAATTAAAAGGAATAGCTATTGCTTAGATAATCAACATTGCGTCACCATAAGAATAAAACTTATAGTTTTCCAATATTGCTTCTTTATAAGCTTTATTCATTAAATCATGACCCATAAATGCCGATACCATCATCAATAATGTAGATTTAGGTAAGTGGAAATTTGTAATCATGGCATTCGCCAAACTAAAATCATAAGGAGGGAAAATAAATTTATTTGTCCATCCTTCATATGTATTCAATGTCTGCTTTGAAGAAACTGCACTTTCCAATCCACGCATTGCAGTTGTACCCACAGCACAAATGCGACGTTTTTTCGCTTTGGCATTATTTACAATTTGTGTAGCCTTTTCATCAATAAATAGCTCTTCACTATCCATTTTGTGTTTAGAAAGATCTTCAACCTCAACAGGGTTAAAAGTACCAAGACCTACGTGCAAGGTTAATTCTGCAAAGTCTACTCCTTTAATTTCTAATCTTTTTAATAAGTGTTTAGAAAAATGTAAACCTGCCGTTGGAGCAGCAACCGCACCTTCGTGCTTCGCATAAATAGTTTGGTAACGCGTTTCATCGTCAGCCTCAACTTCTCTTTTAATGTATTTAGGCAAAGGTGTTTCACCCAATTCTCTCAATTTTCTTCTAAAATCTACATATGCACCATCGTATAAGAACCGTAACGTTCTACCTCTAGATGTTGTATTGTCAATAACCTCTGCCACCAATGTTTCGTCATCACCAAAATATAGCTTGTTCCCAATACGTATTTTACGTGCTGGATCCACAAGTACATCCCAAAGACGTTGCTCTTCGTTTAACTCACGTAAAAGAAAAACCTCTATACGAGCACCTGTTTTTTCCTTGTTACCGTATAAACGGGCAGGAAAAACTTTAGTGTTGTTCAAAACCATAACATCACCTTCATCAAAATAGTCGATCATGTCTTTGAACATCTTGTGTTCAATTTTTCCGGTATTTCTATGGATAACCATTAATTTAGACTCATCTCTATTTTCAGAAGGATGCTCCGCCAATAATTCATCTGGAAGCTCAAAACTAAAATTTGATAATTTCATGTAGCTGTTATATTTATTGTAGCAAATTGCGGCTGCAAATATACAATCTGCAGATAGGCCTTGTCAAGTAAAACGTTAATTATAATTCTTTTATACTAAAATTAAGTTGCTTTAGGTCATTCCAAAAATCTGGGTAAGACTTAGAAACCACCTCCGCATCATTAACATAAAGGGTGGTTTTCATTGCCAACGGTGCAAAAGCCATTGCCATTCTATGATCGTTATACGTATCTATGGCAATATCTTTTAGAATACCGATTGACGGTATAATCGTTAATGTTTTATCGGTCACAGAAATATTTGCCCCTAATTTCGACAGCTCTGTATGTAAAGCTTCTAAACGATCTGTTTCTTTAATTTTAAGGGTATGTAAACCAATTAAATGACAGCCTACTCCTAATCCAAAACAAGTTACTGCAATAGTCTGGGCAATATCTGGTGCGTTGGCTAAATCGAATTCGTTTTCAGCCGAAACAATTTTGTCGGTCTTTTTTAAGGTAATTTTATTTTTCCCAAAACTTGTTTCAACTCCGAATGCCGTATAAATTTTTGCTAAAACACTATCTCCTTGTAAGCTTTTCTCTTTATACGCAGATAACGTAATTTCTGTACCTGGTGCCGCAAGTGCGCAAATTCCATAGAAGTATGATGCCGAACTCCAGTCTGACTCGACAACCAAGGTCGTTGGAGAAACATTCGCTTTCGACGATACTTTTATAACATTACCTTCAAATGATGTTTCTACACCAATTTCTTCAAGTAATGCTAACGTCATTTTAATATAAGGAACCGAAGTAATTTTGCCCACAAGTTCTAATTGAAGTCCGTTTTCCAAACTTGGCGCTATCAATAATAAAGATGAAATATATTGGCTACTAACATTTGCCGGCAGACTTACTTTTTCTTTAACGATATGTTGCCCTTTAATTTTTATTGGAGGGTAGCCTTTATCTTGAACATAAGAAATATCTGCACCTAAAGATTTTAAGGCATTGACCAAAATTTCAATTGGTCTCTCGGTCATCCGTTTTGAACCTGTAAGTATTACTTCTTTACCTTCTTGTGTCGAAAAATAACCTGTTAAAAAACGCATTGCCGTACCTGCGTGATGAATATCTACAGTACCCTTAGAAATTTTCAATCCTTCTTCCATTACCTGGGCATCATCAGAATTTGAAATATTCTCTATTTCGATATCTGGATATAGTGCCGCCAATAATAAACTACGGTTAGATTCACTTTTAGAACCTGTTATAGTAATTGTGTCTTTAAGCTTTGTATTCGATGGGCCGGTAAGGTGAAGTTTCAATGCTTGTAAATTTAAAAATGAAGCATCAAATATACATCTATTTCAACTTTTTATTGTTGTGATGACGGTCATGATCACGCTTTGTTTTTAAATCTAACTTTTTATCGAATGCTTGTTGTAAATCGATACCTGTTTGGTTAGCCAGACATAGTACCACAAACATAACATCTGCCAATTCCTCGCCAAGATCTTTGCTTTTGTCAGATTCCTTTTCGCTTTGCTCACCATAGCGCCTTGCAATAATACGAGCAACCTCCCCTACTTCTTCGGTTAATTGCGCCATGTTGGTAAGCTCGTTAAAGTAACGAACACCATGTTCTTTAATCCAATTATCTACGTCTAGTTGTGCGTTTTTGATGTTCATAAATTAGTTTTATATTTTTTCTAAAACTATTAAAGTTTAATTTTGACTTTTAACGGCTTCGCTAAAAAATTGCTTAATTCCATCATAATTGTCCTCGCTATAATGAGCCATATTCAATTCAAAAGTAAAGAATAAATTAAGGGTATCACTTACATTATTTACTACATTTAATTTTAATACACCTTCATTATTTGGCAATACTAGATTTACGCTCTTAGGTAATGATTTTAACCTATAACCATCTGGTATATTCATATTTAGTATGTACTGATATTTCATAGGGTACCCAAAATCTATAGGGTAATTTCTTTCAGAAGAAACAAAAGGATTTTTATCAAAGAACTTTAATACAAACGGATTTAAATAAATATTATCTCCTTGAAACAGGTTTTCAATTTCAAAATTGAAGCGTTCTGTTATCTTTTTCTCATCTGAATATTTTAAGTTTATTTCGTGAGATAATATTTTGAAATCGTCAGATATTTCTTGTTCTAATTTTTCTAAATACTCTTCTTCTTTCGTGGTCTCCAATACCTCTTCTTGAGCAACTTTATTGTATCCGGTACTAATAAAATCAAATACACCCAAAAGTATTTTATCTATTGGGTCTATTTTCATTTGGGCCCGTATCATTTGGGCATTAGACGGTTCTGGAACTATATCATACCAATAACTTTCTTTATCGAAATCCATTACTCTACCATAATAATTTAAACAACGAAAGGGTAGCATTCCGAATGGAATATATTTATCCGTTGCATCTAATAAATAAGTTTCGCCATCAATATCAACTTTTGCTATAATATAATTAAAGTCATTCATTACTGGATGTGTCTTCTTTGGAAGCCCTCTATTTCTAGTGCCCAATAACATCATATCAGATTTTATCTCAGCAGCATTTAAAAGATTTATTAAGGTTATATTTATTTCAGCTACATTACCTTTTTTTTCGTCAAAGGCTGTTTTCACCTTGTTATCTTGCCAAATACTATATTCTTCGTTCCAAACAAAATGATTTTTCACAAACTCAAAAATATTTTTTGCACGAGTTAATTTATCGCCTTCTGTTAATAATTTTTCATCAACATGTTTCTCGAAAAAATTCTTCTTTCGCAGCTGACTGCCAATATCTTTATCTGTTTTAAATTCCTTATCAACATCTTCCCAAGATTTGGTATACTTATCAGTACCACCATAAAAGCTTTTATATTCAGATAATTCAAATTCTATTTTGGACCTATAATTATTTGATGAAAGCATGTATTCCTCAGAATCTTTAAAAGCAGGCACATCTCTTATTACATATTTGAGTTCTTCACAGTCCGTGGCTCTCTTTGTTCCCGGAAAATCGAAACATGCTTTCTTAATTTTAGCTTCATTTACATCTAACTTTAAACCGCCTTTTAGACTTCTGTTATAATGCCAGTTTCCAGGTATTCTAGCGTTAAATTCAGAATACACTTTTGGAATATCGTCTTGAAAATTCCATCCTGTAAAATTGAAATAAAAAGGTGATTGCATTTCATATTCATATTCTAAAATTGAACCTTCTTGAACATTAGGGAAGGTAAAATTTGTCTGCGACCATTTATCATTGACTTCCTCTTCAAAAAAGTCAGATTTTTTTATATAATGTTTTACTTGATTATTATGAGTTATGGCTTTAATGCTTACCAATTTATCTTTTCTATCTTTGGATTTATATAATGGTA
The genomic region above belongs to Maribacter hydrothermalis and contains:
- the dnaG gene encoding DNA primase — its product is MISKITVDQVYETARLEEVIGDFVQLKKSGSNFKGLSPFTDERSPSFMVSPVKQIWKDFSSGKGGNVVAFLMEHEHFTYPEAIKYLAKKYNIEVEETEQSNEQKEQANERESMYLVSEFAQTHFKEMLWNTELGKAIGLSYFKERGFTDETIKKFELGYCLDQWDGFTTAALDKGYKLEYLEKTGLSIVKDDPNNPNSSRKFDRFKGRVMFPIHSLSGRVLGFGGRILTNDKKAAKYLNSPESDIYHKSKVLYGISYAKQAIAKEDNCYLVEGYTDVIQFAQRGIENVVSSSGTALTAEQIRLINRLTKNITVLFDGDAAGLRASLRGIDLILEQGMNVRVCTFPEGEDPDSFAKYNELEEITAYLAKNSKDFIQFKASLLVKEANNDPIKRADTVRDIVNSIAKIPDRIQKEIYIQECAQIMNISESVLFNTLAQIGKKDIADERKQQKEEQKAFNVVRNEVEREKVDVQYVLERKIIESLMLYGTNKEEFEDFILKENEAGDLILEPESLEIKVYEKIYLDLQEDEIELANEDFRKMYTKLIVALNEEEDFSITNFVNGLDQDMGNQISSILMEEERYKLDNWESKEIYPKKKEVGVAQLVSETILTLRCFLIKKRMGALQKTTEEPNQDNREALEEIMNYIQLNKLLNQKLNRVLS
- a CDS encoding zinc-ribbon domain-containing protein, which encodes MILFFGTRPGKPETAQLLHATCPYCQQKGTLTAVATKNYFHLFWIKLFKISKTTIAECSHCKGGFYENEFTEEMNSELPK
- a CDS encoding TolC family protein, which codes for MKTITTYFLALLTLFMMQNLMAQEDYEKRIETLREQKVKITRQEKEALKYEVENINERLENGSITTDEANLQKQEAAEKRALNIENRITIIENQINLLERNKGKALVLIEFDTISDKGLRLGVDINGKPAVLFKSMNWKNEIRYDRRTYSDFVMAVGLNNAIVEGQSLNDSPYKIGGSRFFEMGWQWRTRVFKNSNFMRLNYGFSFQFNGLKPKDNQYLVSLENGQSELQEFDYELDKSKFRMDNLVFPMHFEFGPSKQNTTEKTMRYSLKNQFRIGIGGYGGFNLGTRQKLKYNLDGDNVKDKLKRSYNTNDLIYGLSAYAGFDGVLLYVKYDLNPIFKDAAVDQHNVSLGLRFDL
- a CDS encoding RNA polymerase sigma factor, encoding MKIIPFYKNEKQLIKKATSGNRDAQEGLYKKHAPKMLSVCRQYIKDIHFAEDVMVQGFLKMFNKLDTFKFEGSFEGWLRRIMIRESISYLRKQQFVVYDDEVYEKNQSDEISQSTDLDTEHIQQLIDALPQGYKMVFVMYTVEGYKHKEIAEMLLITESTSKTQLLKARKLLQEQLRQQNIIGYGNR
- a CDS encoding polyprenyl synthetase family protein, whose translation is MKIVAQIKEPVYQEMELFESKFRDSMSSKVALLNRITHYIVNRKGKQMRPMFVFLTAKLLNNGEVNERTYRGAAVIELIHTATLVHDDVVDESNKRRGFFSINALWKNKIAVLVGDYLLSKGLLLSIDNEDFDLLKIISVAVREMSEGELLQIEKARRLDITEEVYYEIIRQKTATLIAACCSLGASSVKPESADVETFRKFGELCGMAFQIKDDLFDYGAKQIGKPTGIDIKEQKMTLPLIYALNHCTKKEKSWVINSIKNHNKDKKRVKEVIAFVKDKGGLDYAVTKMLQYRDQALELLSMYPESDYKSALELMVNYVVDRKK
- the rlmN gene encoding 23S rRNA (adenine(2503)-C(2))-methyltransferase RlmN → MEEIKKKDIRALTREQLRDFFVSNGDKAFRGNQVYEWLWQKAAYSFDVMTNLSKETREMLEANFVINHIKVDQMQRSSDGTIKNAVRLHDDLIVESVLIPTKSRTTACVSSQVGCSLDCRFCATSRLKRMRNLNPDEIYDQVVAIDNESRLYFERPLSNIVFMGMGEPLMNYNNVLKAIEKITSPDGLGMSPKRITVSTSGVPKLIKKMADDEVKFKLAVSLHSAIDEIRTAIMPFNAKFTLSDLRESLQYWYEKTRSRITYEYVVWEGINDTQKDVDALVAFCRFAPSKVNLIEYNPIDDGEFKQASSAAIDMYVNTLEKNNIVVTVRRSRGKDIDAACGQLANKS
- the queA gene encoding tRNA preQ1(34) S-adenosylmethionine ribosyltransferase-isomerase QueA, producing MKLSNFSFELPDELLAEHPSENRDESKLMVIHRNTGKIEHKMFKDMIDYFDEGDVMVLNNTKVFPARLYGNKEKTGARIEVFLLRELNEEQRLWDVLVDPARKIRIGNKLYFGDDETLVAEVIDNTTSRGRTLRFLYDGAYVDFRRKLRELGETPLPKYIKREVEADDETRYQTIYAKHEGAVAAPTAGLHFSKHLLKRLEIKGVDFAELTLHVGLGTFNPVEVEDLSKHKMDSEELFIDEKATQIVNNAKAKKRRICAVGTTAMRGLESAVSSKQTLNTYEGWTNKFIFPPYDFSLANAMITNFHLPKSTLLMMVSAFMGHDLMNKAYKEAILENYKFYSYGDAMLII
- the aroA gene encoding 3-phosphoshikimate 1-carboxyvinyltransferase, translated to MKLHLTGPSNTKLKDTITITGSKSESNRSLLLAALYPDIEIENISNSDDAQVMEEGLKISKGTVDIHHAGTAMRFLTGYFSTQEGKEVILTGSKRMTERPIEILVNALKSLGADISYVQDKGYPPIKIKGQHIVKEKVSLPANVSSQYISSLLLIAPSLENGLQLELVGKITSVPYIKMTLALLEEIGVETSFEGNVIKVSSKANVSPTTLVVESDWSSASYFYGICALAAPGTEITLSAYKEKSLQGDSVLAKIYTAFGVETSFGKNKITLKKTDKIVSAENEFDLANAPDIAQTIAVTCFGLGVGCHLIGLHTLKIKETDRLEALHTELSKLGANISVTDKTLTIIPSIGILKDIAIDTYNDHRMAMAFAPLAMKTTLYVNDAEVVSKSYPDFWNDLKQLNFSIKEL
- a CDS encoding nucleotide pyrophosphohydrolase, translated to MNIKNAQLDVDNWIKEHGVRYFNELTNMAQLTEEVGEVARIIARRYGEQSEKESDKSKDLGEELADVMFVVLCLANQTGIDLQQAFDKKLDLKTKRDHDRHHNNKKLK
- a CDS encoding DUF3857 domain-containing protein; its protein translation is MNKTTQCIYMLLSIICSTSLFAQEKIEFGTISESEGSFISFKKDTTASAVYLYEYGDNYFEIRDNYIWLITTYHAKVKILKKDGFKYADIEIPLYKSKDRKDKLVSIKAITHNNQVKHYIKKSDFFEEEVNDKWSQTNFTFPNVQEGSILEYEYEMQSPFYFNFTGWNFQDDIPKVYSEFNARIPGNWHYNRSLKGGLKLDVNEAKIKKACFDFPGTKRATDCEELKYVIRDVPAFKDSEEYMLSSNNYRSKIEFELSEYKSFYGGTDKYTKSWEDVDKEFKTDKDIGSQLRKKNFFEKHVDEKLLTEGDKLTRAKNIFEFVKNHFVWNEEYSIWQDNKVKTAFDEKKGNVAEINITLINLLNAAEIKSDMMLLGTRNRGLPKKTHPVMNDFNYIIAKVDIDGETYLLDATDKYIPFGMLPFRCLNYYGRVMDFDKESYWYDIVPEPSNAQMIRAQMKIDPIDKILLGVFDFISTGYNKVAQEEVLETTKEEEYLEKLEQEISDDFKILSHEINLKYSDEKKITERFNFEIENLFQGDNIYLNPFVLKFFDKNPFVSSERNYPIDFGYPMKYQYILNMNIPDGYRLKSLPKSVNLVLPNNEGVLKLNVVNNVSDTLNLFFTFELNMAHYSEDNYDGIKQFFSEAVKSQN